Part of the Streptomyces sp. RFCAC02 genome is shown below.
AGGAGTTCGGCCTGACCTCCGACTACGTGTCCGAGGAGAACGCCGCCCACTACTACCGGCAGCTCCTCCACAACACGCTGCTCGCCGGCGCCACCGGCTGGATCGCGTGGAACAACACCGACTACGACGACCTGTGGAACCAGGAGCCGTACAGCCACCACCCCTTCGAGATGCACTTCGGCCTCACCGACGACCGGGGCCGCCCGAAGGAGCAGCTCCGCGAGGTGCATCGATTCACCAAGGTGCTCGAACGCGTCGATGCCGCACGGCTCCTGCGCCCCGACACCGATGTAGCGATCGTCGTCTCCTCGTTCCTGGAGAACCGCTACCCCTTCACCCAGCCCGAGGACGCCGCGAGCGTCTTCGCCCACACGCGGCAGGCGTACGTCGCCGCCCGTGAGGCCGACCTCCCGGTCGGTGTCGCCCGCGAGGCGGACGGCCTCCCCGACGACTGCGCGCTCTACCTCCTGCCGTCCGCGAAGCAGCTCACCGCGCCCGGCTGGCGACACCTGGTCGCCCGCGCCGAGGCGGGCGCGACGGTGTACGCCTCGTACTTCACCGGTGAGCACGGCGTGCAGCGCGGACCGTGGTGGCCGAAGCTCGACGAGACGTTCGGCGTCACCAAGCGGCTGCGCTACGGCCTGACCGACCCCATCGTGGACGACGAGCTGCACATGGTGTTCCAGCGGGACTTCGGCACCATCCGCGCCGGCGAGGACCTCGTCTTCCCCGTCGCCGGGACCGAGAACTCGCGCAGCTATCTCCCCGTCGACCCCGCGGGCGCCGAGGTCATCGCCACCGACGCGCACGGCCGCCCCGCCCTGCTCTCGCACGCCAGGGGCGCCGGCCGCATGATCCTGTGCACCTACCCGATCGAGCACATGGCGGCGGTCACCCCCCGCGTCAACCCCGAGCCGACGCACCGCCTCTACGCGGCCCTCGCCGCCGAGGCCGGCGTCACGCCCGGCGTCACGGTCGACGACCCCCGCGTCCTGACCGGCCGGATGGAC
Proteins encoded:
- a CDS encoding cellulase family glycosylhydrolase yields the protein MQRNAAKLPDTPLWVGVNFWSRTGGPLMWRDYRPDVIDEELTVMRDHGITLTRSFFYWPDFMPAENTLDERLLAHFDDFLDRHRALGMTTIPTFIVGHMSGQNWDPAWRDGRDIFSDASFVAQQEWYVRELTARWKGHPAVAGWLLTNEIPIYAHWQSRGIGTVDAAAVTAWAKTLIDAIRSTGATQPVSVGDGAWGVEVTGADNGFRVRDLTPLIDFHGPHVYRMETDQVRQHLGAAFICELLDIGGKPVIMEEFGLTSDYVSEENAAHYYRQLLHNTLLAGATGWIAWNNTDYDDLWNQEPYSHHPFEMHFGLTDDRGRPKEQLREVHRFTKVLERVDAARLLRPDTDVAIVVSSFLENRYPFTQPEDAASVFAHTRQAYVAAREADLPVGVAREADGLPDDCALYLLPSAKQLTAPGWRHLVARAEAGATVYASYFTGEHGVQRGPWWPKLDETFGVTKRLRYGLTDPIVDDELHMVFQRDFGTIRAGEDLVFPVAGTENSRSYLPVDPAGAEVIATDAHGRPALLSHARGAGRMILCTYPIEHMAAVTPRVNPEPTHRLYAALAAEAGVTPGVTVDDPRVLTGRMDHEDGRVFVWFVSQHDEPLTVTPVLAPDAGTLRALDGAAEAPLTAVTLPPFGVTVAELA